One region of Metallosphaera sedula DSM 5348 genomic DNA includes:
- a CDS encoding urease accessory protein UreF, whose amino-acid sequence MSIPIIRAFHLFDGSLPLGGFNYSFGVEEAYYEGIDVEGFIVTTFRNVIEKGDIPVARIAFTDPWKANDISIASKLTRELREASINMGKSLAMLGLCNDDFVNEVRRGLRGSYPVVIARCCVAMKIDQVACLAGLAYSELAQMVYSAVRLGALNFIQGQKLITRVLETVSLQEEFEPFSPLLDVLSKKHEEREPKVFMS is encoded by the coding sequence TTGTCGATCCCGATCATTAGGGCCTTTCACCTTTTCGACGGTTCACTTCCTCTAGGTGGTTTCAATTACTCCTTCGGGGTTGAGGAAGCCTATTACGAGGGAATCGACGTGGAGGGCTTCATTGTCACAACTTTCAGGAATGTGATTGAGAAGGGAGACATCCCAGTGGCTAGGATTGCCTTCACTGATCCGTGGAAGGCCAACGATATCTCTATTGCATCCAAGCTTACCAGGGAGTTGAGAGAGGCATCAATAAACATGGGCAAGTCCCTAGCCATGTTGGGACTTTGTAATGACGATTTTGTTAATGAAGTTAGAAGAGGTCTAAGGGGAAGCTATCCTGTGGTGATAGCTAGGTGTTGCGTCGCGATGAAGATAGATCAAGTAGCCTGTCTGGCAGGGCTAGCGTATTCTGAGTTAGCACAAATGGTGTACTCGGCGGTCAGATTGGGAGCGCTAAACTTCATACAGGGACAGAAACTGATTACGCGGGTACTGGAGACTGTATCATTACAGGAGGAGTTCGAGCCATTCTCCCCTTTACTTGACGTGTTGTCTAAGAAACATGAGGAAAGGGAGCCAAAGGTGTTCATGTCATGA
- a CDS encoding urease accessory protein UreE gives MENVVRITSLPVREEVRELVTDRRSIEMGRVKITLEDGIHVLNIKGLKDGDVFEFKGKYWRLVQREEKVIRIVLREPTESFRVGFAVGNLHMKAMVLGNELYIPLENPNLPNLLSQFKPEVTEKKFIPNVEIPIEGEVVQFVDPDH, from the coding sequence ATGGAGAACGTGGTGAGAATAACTTCCCTTCCTGTCAGGGAAGAGGTGAGGGAATTGGTGACAGACAGAAGATCAATAGAGATGGGCAGAGTAAAGATCACCCTAGAGGACGGGATACACGTTCTAAACATTAAGGGACTAAAAGACGGGGATGTATTCGAGTTTAAAGGTAAATATTGGAGACTAGTTCAGAGGGAGGAGAAAGTAATACGGATAGTCCTGAGAGAACCTACGGAGAGTTTCAGGGTTGGATTTGCGGTGGGTAACCTTCACATGAAGGCAATGGTGTTGGGAAACGAACTATATATCCCGCTTGAAAATCCCAACCTTCCTAACTTACTCTCTCAATTCAAGCCAGAGGTCACGGAGAAAAAATTCATTCCCAATGTGGAAATACCCATAGAGGGAGAGGTAGTCCAGTTTGTCGATCCCGATCATTAG
- the ureC gene encoding urease subunit alpha, translated as MKISRERYAELYGPTEGDKIRLGDTNLVITVEKDMIRKGDELVFGAGKSARDGLGLLPTVKEEESMDLVITNVVIMDPLLGIVKADIGIKDGVIVGIGHGGNPFTMDGVDFVLGPSTEVISGEGLIATPGFIDTHVHWVAPQQVYDAISAGFTTLIGGGTGPAEGTKATTVTPGSWNLRVIFSALDQYPVNFGLTAKASSTSVSMEQVLNQGACGFKIHEDWGAMPRVIDETLTLADQRDVQVTIHTDTSNESGFLEDTLSAIGGRTIHAYHVEGAGGGHAPDIIKIAGEPNILPSSTNPTKPFTVHTYEEHLEMLMAVHHLNPKVPEDVSYAESRIRAETMAAEDYLHDLGAISMMSSDSQAMGRIGETGIRTFQLAHKMKELNLIPMPDNQRVLRYLAKITINPAITHGISEYVGSLSPGKLADIVLWDPRFFPAKPYMVIKGGAISWALMGETNASIAYAQPVLYKPMFGFTAPVSLLFSSLDGVNEAGKNVKRRVVPVRNTRTISKSHMKLNDATPEIEVDPDKYEVKVDGVVPKIPPSKELPLTRLYFLF; from the coding sequence TTGAAAATTTCAAGGGAGAGATACGCAGAACTATACGGACCAACAGAGGGGGATAAGATCAGACTGGGTGACACAAACCTAGTTATCACGGTCGAGAAGGACATGATTAGAAAGGGTGATGAACTTGTGTTTGGTGCAGGCAAATCCGCCCGTGACGGATTGGGTCTTCTTCCGACGGTGAAGGAAGAGGAGTCCATGGATCTCGTTATCACAAATGTGGTGATAATGGACCCTTTACTTGGAATAGTTAAAGCCGACATAGGAATAAAGGACGGAGTCATCGTGGGGATAGGTCATGGTGGTAACCCATTTACCATGGATGGAGTTGACTTCGTGCTGGGACCGTCGACCGAGGTAATTTCTGGAGAGGGGTTAATAGCCACTCCAGGTTTCATAGACACTCACGTTCACTGGGTTGCCCCACAGCAGGTATACGATGCGATCTCCGCAGGCTTCACGACCTTAATTGGCGGAGGTACCGGTCCGGCCGAGGGGACCAAGGCAACCACGGTCACCCCAGGATCTTGGAACTTGAGAGTGATATTTTCTGCCCTGGACCAGTATCCCGTAAACTTCGGTCTAACTGCGAAGGCGTCATCAACGTCAGTTAGCATGGAGCAAGTGCTGAACCAGGGCGCGTGTGGATTCAAGATTCATGAGGACTGGGGAGCCATGCCGAGGGTAATTGATGAAACCTTAACCTTGGCTGACCAGAGGGACGTGCAGGTCACTATTCACACAGATACATCTAATGAGAGCGGATTCCTCGAGGACACCTTAAGCGCGATTGGCGGTAGGACTATTCACGCCTATCACGTGGAAGGTGCGGGAGGAGGTCACGCTCCAGACATCATTAAAATTGCAGGAGAACCCAACATACTTCCGTCCTCAACTAATCCCACTAAACCCTTCACAGTCCACACATATGAGGAACACCTGGAGATGCTCATGGCAGTTCATCACCTGAACCCAAAGGTACCTGAGGACGTGTCCTATGCGGAATCCAGAATCAGGGCTGAAACCATGGCTGCCGAGGATTACCTCCACGATCTTGGGGCAATAAGCATGATGTCTTCGGACTCGCAAGCCATGGGAAGGATTGGGGAGACAGGAATTAGGACATTCCAGCTTGCTCATAAGATGAAGGAACTTAACCTGATCCCCATGCCTGACAATCAAAGGGTCCTGAGATATCTCGCAAAAATAACCATAAATCCTGCCATAACCCACGGTATATCAGAGTACGTAGGATCCCTGTCCCCTGGAAAGCTGGCAGATATTGTTCTGTGGGACCCTAGGTTTTTCCCCGCGAAGCCCTACATGGTTATCAAGGGCGGAGCCATCTCATGGGCCCTAATGGGTGAAACCAACGCCTCTATTGCATATGCTCAGCCTGTGCTTTACAAACCCATGTTCGGATTTACAGCGCCGGTATCCCTGCTATTTTCCTCACTGGATGGGGTAAACGAAGCGGGGAAAAATGTCAAGAGGAGAGTGGTACCAGTAAGAAATACTAGGACCATCTCGAAATCTCACATGAAACTTAACGATGCTACGCCTGAGATAGAGGTGGACCCTGACAAATATGAGGTTAAGGTCGATGGGGTAGTCCCGAAGATCCCGCCTTCTAAGGAATTGCCTCTAACCAGATTATACTTCCTGTTTTAG
- a CDS encoding urease subunit gamma, with translation MFLTPREQEKLLITVAAEVARRRKAKGLKLNYVEALSIITDFVLESAREGKPMSQIIKEAQNLLTEDDVMEMVPSMLEVVQVEATFPDGTKLVTIRNPIPGRSNHIITAEGEIEIAKDEVELEVTNTGDRPIQVGSHYHFFEVNRALKFDREKAFGMRLAIPSGTSVRFEPGQARVVKLRPIGGARRVEGLNGLTEGSLHSKEQAIQRAKERGFT, from the coding sequence ATGTTTCTCACACCAAGGGAACAGGAAAAACTACTCATCACTGTAGCAGCGGAAGTGGCAAGGAGAAGAAAGGCTAAGGGGCTTAAGCTAAATTATGTGGAGGCTCTCTCGATAATAACGGACTTTGTGCTGGAGAGTGCAAGAGAGGGTAAACCGATGTCTCAAATAATTAAGGAGGCACAGAACCTGCTCACAGAAGATGACGTTATGGAAATGGTACCCTCCATGCTTGAGGTGGTTCAAGTTGAAGCCACTTTCCCCGATGGGACCAAGTTGGTGACCATCAGAAATCCCATACCAGGGAGGTCTAATCACATAATTACCGCTGAAGGAGAGATAGAGATAGCAAAGGACGAAGTAGAGCTAGAGGTAACTAACACGGGAGATAGACCCATTCAAGTGGGCTCCCATTATCACTTCTTTGAGGTCAATAGGGCTTTGAAATTCGATAGGGAAAAGGCATTTGGGATGAGACTGGCCATTCCCTCTGGGACATCTGTGAGATTCGAGCCTGGACAGGCAAGAGTGGTAAAGTTAAGGCCTATAGGTGGGGCCCGCAGGGTCGAGGGTCTGAACGGCCTCACTGAAGGAAGCTTGCATAGCAAGGAGCAGGCAATACAAAGGGCTAAGGAGAGGGGGTTCACTTGA
- a CDS encoding APC family permease yields the protein METKNYLNRIVVDNPNFRKSAGLLSMIAFSLGNIIGSGILLLPAVTASMAGGLTPLVWLAGGIMLLPLVFVYSQLAKMYPVVGSKVRFVNVTHGKVLASSVGWLYLIGTLFVVPIEAEASLQYLSYIFPSLWSNGSPTLAGDLVEIGIVSAIYFLVYMGIRTQSLSVNVITYTKLGILALYVALVGILAFHPSNFTIPTQSGTSTFLDAIALTMFAYGGFRSAMVYAGESKNKNQTGKAILIAFLLSMIVYTLVPIVFIGSLTPEILGHGWGYVSKMSAPLTQSALIAGIPVLGALFIIDGVISPSGASLIGAGDISRYMYALVKVGSAPKGLGKVSEKRGIPVIPTLLSLLASIVLLFVSPTFEQSIGYLIAAHVLGYATGPISLYVLTSNRGYKAISMVGFITSGLIYTWLGFPKTLFGTLIIGVSMLVMAMINRPVKPALWYVGYAMVLTTISVLVSNTIYEIIATLALAPVFFALAIKSAKGSGEVEA from the coding sequence ATGGAAACTAAAAATTACTTAAACAGAATCGTAGTAGATAATCCTAATTTTCGTAAGTCAGCGGGACTTCTCTCCATGATAGCCTTTTCCTTGGGCAATATCATAGGATCGGGAATTCTGCTCCTGCCCGCTGTAACCGCATCAATGGCAGGTGGTCTAACTCCACTTGTGTGGTTAGCTGGAGGAATAATGTTACTTCCCTTAGTTTTTGTGTACTCTCAGCTTGCGAAAATGTATCCGGTAGTGGGTAGTAAGGTAAGATTCGTTAATGTAACCCACGGCAAAGTTCTTGCCTCTTCCGTAGGATGGCTCTATCTCATAGGAACGTTGTTTGTGGTACCGATTGAGGCTGAGGCTTCCCTACAGTACCTTTCCTACATCTTTCCATCTTTATGGAGTAACGGTTCCCCAACCTTAGCGGGTGATCTCGTCGAAATAGGCATTGTTTCCGCAATTTACTTCCTAGTTTACATGGGAATTAGAACTCAGTCCCTAAGTGTGAATGTTATAACTTACACCAAGCTTGGGATATTGGCACTTTACGTAGCTCTTGTGGGGATTCTCGCGTTTCATCCTTCAAACTTTACCATTCCAACCCAATCGGGCACATCAACCTTCCTAGATGCCATAGCGTTAACGATGTTCGCGTACGGAGGATTTAGAAGCGCTATGGTATATGCTGGTGAAAGCAAAAACAAGAACCAGACCGGAAAAGCCATACTGATTGCCTTCCTGCTTTCCATGATTGTCTACACCCTTGTTCCCATAGTTTTCATAGGTTCCCTCACGCCTGAAATTCTAGGTCACGGATGGGGATACGTTTCAAAGATGAGTGCGCCTTTAACTCAAAGCGCTTTAATAGCCGGTATACCAGTGCTTGGAGCACTCTTCATCATAGATGGTGTAATCTCGCCCTCCGGTGCATCTTTAATTGGCGCTGGAGACATCAGCAGGTACATGTATGCTCTGGTCAAGGTGGGCAGTGCTCCCAAGGGACTGGGAAAGGTAAGCGAAAAGCGTGGAATTCCTGTTATTCCAACGTTACTCTCCCTCTTAGCTTCGATAGTGCTGTTATTTGTTTCTCCTACGTTTGAGCAGTCAATTGGCTACCTCATTGCAGCTCATGTGCTGGGTTACGCAACAGGGCCTATTAGCCTGTATGTTCTCACTTCCAACAGAGGATATAAGGCCATTTCCATGGTTGGATTTATAACATCTGGCCTCATATATACTTGGCTGGGATTCCCTAAGACTCTATTTGGCACCCTGATCATAGGGGTATCCATGCTAGTAATGGCCATGATAAACAGACCCGTGAAACCAGCATTATGGTACGTGGGATATGCTATGGTATTAACAACTATAAGTGTTCTGGTTTCTAACACCATTTATGAGATTATTGCAACTTTAGCTCTGGCACCCGTATTCTTTGCTCTAGCCATAAAATCGGCTAAGGGATCTGGAGAAGTAGAAGCCTAG